The Lycium barbarum isolate Lr01 chromosome 4, ASM1917538v2, whole genome shotgun sequence nucleotide sequence TTTCTCTTttctcctctcttttttttttttttttggtcttgaatgttcttgaataaaATGAAGAATAGCCCCCTTTTATTTATTTGTCACATGGATGAaatttacatgggcttggcccattttattTTCCTCTATGGCCGGCCATCCCACATAATTGggcattttgttttcttttttttttagcccaattacttgtggctaatttttgtaattcccgaagctaatttccaaaattcccaatttttccctcggccttcctccatatttccgcatcaacatttttcatagacaacatatatatatatatattaaataaaatcaaatatggtctcatctcttacaagtcacaattatttcaaattttccgaatgtgcaagattacgggatataacataaggtatggactccccatGTTTTTTTATttaacctttcttttttgcaAGAAGTCGAATACTGGATAAAGTCAGAatctaggcctgaaaacacgtgttgcactcttttccatagtatggttttgtcccaaaatggattttccgataaggtttttaatgaggcaacaagtacaacgtgttactcgacgagGACGAAGACAAACACCTGGAAACTGGGGGTCACACCccacgagtggggacttaatatctctcacccgatcttgcagctcggataagcgctaggggactatcatacccactttgaagtttaccccggttagcggAAATcggaggccgccctcaacaaaacaaaaccggacctttaatattaggtttcgatgtaaggaccaaacgatcagaatgaatcgtgtccacgcaatatttgctacggcaaaaccaagaaccggaccttctgcattaggttccgatgtaaggaccaaagaATCAGAATGAAttgtgtccatttagtatttgctacggcaaaggtagaaggaaaaaattcattctcatgtatataaatacttgtaatgcaaaaattatcgaaagtttggataacgatatctcggatgtcttcctgtTAAAACACTTTACCCCGATGATAACGGCTGTATTTCGGtactacttcattcatataccctatacCAGgtactacggtcgaaattcgacaaaaacaacaaggtcatagcgaaccgagccaaaatcgttaaccccacaaacggggacttttatatcaaaatttagctaaggctgaaACTCAGGTGTccaaaaaataccggccctaaaaaatagccgaaaaataccggccctcaAAACGCCCGTCGTGATTgggagacgtccgaattcacaaagcataagataagtcccgtGGGCAAAAACTCCATAAAATTCCCAGACAATatgtaccggatgaagagaagagtcgatattcaggcacagtcagaaataatgactccttaaaacggaccgataATTCGGGCGGAggtcataacaaacattcaaacaaagtaaataatCAAGGAAAATAaatgttctatttatacaaaggattttacatcggagactcctacaaaggcataaaataaaaggCTAAGTAAAAAGACCCtaatctatccggtatggctggatctggagggttcggacactgtccgctcggagtcgtcagagtcagccccgagggcacccttagccttTTCCTCAACTCTTTTAGCCTCGAGTACTAGGGCCGGAATATTtccaaagccatgctcggcttgctcaagagtgatcctccgagacttccacttctcatactcagcagcaatagtagcataaccctcggcggcctccacgctctttagagcttcttccaaatTGGCCTCGGCCTGGGATAACTTTGCcgccagaacatcccgagcctctccgaggacatTTTGCATTTGGGTAGCCGACTCGAGCTCAGCCTTGAGAGtgtcattaacatcaaccatctCTTTGAGCTCGGTTTTTTAGATCAGCACATAcctgggccctcttctccgctttctcctcaaacaccctcatacgctctttaTACCAGGCActttcagattcgagcagccgatgcctctcggccatgctcaTAGCCTCGGACTTGacagagtccagctcctcccggagttgagagatggtggtttcgagctcaccaagctttGAAGAAAGACGAGTGttatctcggctaaggccgatcttgtccgcttcgagactccggttatattcgaccatcttggccagctcaccctttaatcgACGGTTTTCAGCCTTTGTTGCATCGAGCacgggttggaggttggaaagagtaactgctcagttcagctcatcctccttcacccgcagaaggtgcaGAAATTTCTCCGCctctcggccttgggcatccagttggcccttaagatcgtccacctcttgttGAGCACGGATAAAGGCTTCATTGACAAGCACCACATTCTGCAAATGAAGTCAAAAACTTGAACAAATGAGGCTAAAATTCCCAGTGAAATTATACAAGGATAACTGATAAACTTACCCGGTTTaccgcgtgcataccctcattaatgaggcactgccaagggaccccgttcatctttctcttgtccgagtccgagacaaggggcctcagatagcttgccacacccactgggcgagaaagaaagctgcaatccttgGGAACGGTGATCGtagccgatcttgtcctcctcgATTCCACACGTGGGGCCGGAAAGGTGCGCACCAAGCTATCCCTGGCCCCAGACTCGGTGGTCCGACTTGCCGCCCTCGTGGCCCGAGGCATCAGGAGATGTCCGAAtccagcagcttcgccggtagcgggaggagtgtccgagaacatgtcatGAAACTCATCCAGTCTTGAGGCCGAAGTTGGAGAACTCGGAGGGACttcagcagcttcggcaaaggtAGGTATCTCCGAAGTTGTTGCAGTCTCATAGTGGGGCAGCAGATCAACATCCGTAGGGGcttcggtctcggggaccggctcagtcctttgaccggctCCGGCAGCAGGTGCCTCCctggatcttcttgtcctttgcagaggggtttcttcggaagaagcatcacctgaaatatcaacgaattcaatcgaccttaaagGAGTCGGGTAATGAGTTTCTTCCCCACATGTGCGTAATGCCAGAGCcgaaggtccttccccggctgaaggaagtggTGACACGGTGATATCCTCCTCTGGAATGGGAGCCACGAAAGGGGCCTCgctgatcctccgaacgaggagctcgggctctgcttcgtCCCTTAAAGTCCTACCGatgctcctcgcccttttcttcggtttctgccctttgtccgagggcctttttctcttggcggcggcagcaaggatacgagagGCACCCGCTGAATCAtactcgggtgccgacgttgctGGTTCTGCTGCTGACTCGACCTtggtagtgtgatcctccaagagaggggacagtggtaggtccccacacgtctgtgtgcaccaattccagcttctcgaccttcaactccctgcctgcatttgggaagcttactcgcttttgttttccgagaatgcagctctcacacgtatgaaggtccaccgtcttcagctccggaattaatcCATTTGTCACTAAcaacttcatccccttctggctgatatgccccagccgacaatgccacaaatctgtcttctttgtgttgtcaaccacagtaacagtatcacgacagctagtcgtcatgtagagagtgccattcttctttcctcggccaactaccataacacctttcgccaccttccgagacccattaccaaagttgagatcatatccctcatcatcaagctgacctactgagatcaggtttcgcttcagctttggaacatgtctaacttttgtaatcttccacgaggatccatttgacatcttcaaattaatgtctcacgtgccaacaacgtctagtggctctccatcggctaaataaagtttgccgagattcccagccacgtattttgtcattatatcatgatgtggggtggtatgaaaggacgctcctgagtcaagcacccaagagtctatcgggttgtcaaccgatagcaacaacgcatcgccaatgtcttccgtagcagcgttgattccagcccccttgttgtcctccttatttggcgccctgcagttcttcttgaagtgacctggttttccacagttccaacactcaagtattcgtcctggtctggattgacccctgccattccttgacttcgatctgcccctatttcggttgtagtttctgtcataatttctgcttctgttttcaacattaaaagcagaactcgtcgatgcctctccagaatctgtcctgcgcacctcctcagcaaggatacgatccctaacatcgttgaactttagtttgtcactgacGACacaattactaaccgctgctctcattggctcccagctatttggtagggatgccaacaaaattagagcttgtacttcatcatcgaaatcaatttttaccgatgaaaattgatttacaatggtattgaattcatttatgtgtgcagcaacatgagcattttccatcatctttagatgaaatagttttttcatgagaaataccttattatttgccgaaggtttctcatacatatcagacaataccttcatcatatctgctgTGGTCTtttcctttgccacgttgtgagcaacgttcttcgacagcgtcagccgaatgactcccagaacttgtctgtcgaggagatcccagtCTGcatgcttcatctcctctggtttcggactcagaggttcatgaagctttctgccatataaataatcttcaatttgcattctccagaacgcaaaatatgtaccatcgaatttaccgttgccgtgcgtcgtaccatcttcgcctcccatcgtttctaaatcataacacaacctgttgctctgataccagttgttaggatttgaatccccaatccagttgttaggatttgaatcccaaatctgacctttgtaagcgaagaataaatagcacacacagatttatagtggttcaccctcaatgtgagaactacgtccacgttgctgctgcagatcttattaaagaagaaatattacaagtgtttacaacactcaacctcacaaccctaatcccaattacactcaagaatttttactaaaaattctctcaaagactactcttacttaagcctttcactaagagtatttctcttagatttttctctctatgggatgtgttgtcttcttcaattttttggtgtgtctagcaaatgagaaaacttccctatttataggtatgagatgaacctattgatgtcattagtgactcaagcaagaACTTGACAATTTGCtaaagacaaggaagatgttttcttcctcaaaataagggaagtgttttcttccctaaaataaggggatggacccaacattATCATCAACACACTTTTCTGGAAGCTTCATTGTAGGTTAAAGCTCGCTAATATCTTGACTAACTCAGAGTAGTGGGCAACTGACTCAACCATTAAATATCTACCATTAGCTGAAGGGTTTTCAAATGCTAGAATATGCGCAAGGGCGACATCTTTCACATTAACCCATCCAAGTGTAGCATTTGGGTATGTTTCAGAACAATTTAGCAACTGTATAATTGCAGCACATCTTGTATTAAGTGTTGGTTGTAACAAACTGCCAATAACCATTGCTGGGTTTATTGTAACCATATCGAACGCTTTCTCTTTCACAAACTTCCACGCAGCATCTTCAGCCAATGTCTTCGAAAGTACATACCAGAGTTGTGATTCTCTGCAAAAGTCAGGATCTGACCACCATGTCTCATCAACTACTATTTCAGGCATTCTCGGCTTGCCATTGAAAGTAATTGCTGCTACAGATGATGTCAACACCACTCTTCTAACAGATGGTGTCTTCGCAACTGATCCAAGAACATTAAGTGTCCCCTTCAGTGCAGGATCAATCAATTCCGCCTGTGGGTCTTTGACTCCATGGTAAAAGGGCGATGCTGTATTAAATAGACCTTCACACCCATCAACCACAGCATCAAAGGCACTTTCTTCCAGCAGGTTTGCTTTGAACAAGTGGAGTCTCTCCTTAGCTCCATCAAGGGATGTCAAATGATCTGTATTTTTTGGATCATTGAGATAGCGAACAGTGGCCTTAACGGTGTAAACGCGTTGGAGCAAAAATTTGTCCAACCATGAAGCATTATAGCCTGAACCACCTGTTACACATATAGCCTTCGAAGCCattttttttctctgttttttttttgttttggtttgATTCTTTTCACCTACCTGTTTACCCCGGTTTTGGATAATGAATTAAAATtgtaggtgaggtataggatatgtggctatATCTTGTACTTCTTTGATAGAGAGAAGAAATATAAGAATATGTTATAAAGGAGCAACTGATGATCAATGGTTAGCTATAGACTCGTGTATCTACTAGTACATGAGCGTTATTTGATTTGAGAAACATAAAAAAATAAGCACAACAAATACGGA carries:
- the LOC132638469 gene encoding cinnamoyl-CoA reductase CAD2-like gives rise to the protein MASKAICVTGGSGYNASWLDKFLLQRVYTVKATVRYLNDPKNTDHLTSLDGAKERLHLFKANLLEESAFDAVVDGCEGLFNTASPFYHGVKDPQAELIDPALKGTLNVLGSVAKTPSVRRVVLTSSVAAITFNGKPRMPEIVVDETWWSDPDFCRESQLWYVLSKTLAEDAAWKFVKEKAFDMVTINPAMVIGSLLQPTLNTRCAAIIQLLNCSETYPNATLGWVNVKDVALAHILAFENPSANGRYLMVESVAHYSELVKILASFNLQ